A window of Chitinophagales bacterium genomic DNA:
ATCTTCCCTGTTTACCGGCTGACTTTTGTACTTTTCCTCTATTGCTGATAAAATCTTTCCAACATTCACATTAGGGGTAAGCTGTATTTTATTTTTTGAAATAGTATAATCGGGATAGGAAGCACGAAGCAGTGAGCATTTTTTTCCGGCTATAGCAAGGTGCGATAAGAAAAGTGCAATGCCTGCCAATGCATCGCGGCCATAGTGCAGTTGGGGATAAATAATTCCACCGTTTCCTTCCCCACCAATTATTGCATTTACTTCCTTCATCCTGTTTACTACGTTTACCTCGCCCACAGCAGAAGAAAAATAAAGGCCTCCGTTTTTTTCGGTTATATCCTTTAATGCACGCGTGGAAGAAAGGTTCGAAACCGTATTTCCCACTTTATGCCTGAGTACATAATCCGCCACCGCTACCAGGGTGTACTCTTCGCCGAACATGCTGCCATCTTCGCATACGAGTGCAAGGCGGTCTACATCCGGGTCAACAGCAATCCCTAAATCTGCTTCGTATTCTTTTACTGCCGTAGCAAGCTCTGTTAAATTTCCAGGGAGTGGTTCGGGGTTGTGGGCAAATATTCCGGTAGGCTCGCAATTTATTTCAATGATATCTTTTATGCCTAATGCTTTCAATAGCATAGGAACAGCAATCCCTCCGGTGGAATTAACTGCGTCTACTGCCACTTTAAAATGGGCAGATTTTATTTTTTCAGTATTCACCAGTTCAAGGGAGCATATTTTTTCGATGTGCGCTTCCAGTTGTTGATCGGATATCTTGTATGATCCAAGTAGCGTATATTCTGAGAACTGATAGGATGCACTATCCGCTAACTTCAAAATTTCGTTGCCTTCTTCAGCAGATATAAATTCGCCCCGATAATTTAAAAGCTTCAATGCATTCCAGTTTGCAGGGTTATGACTTGCAGTAATAATGATTCCCCCACCTGCGCCTTCCGCAGAAACAGCCATCTCCACAGTGGGCGTGGTTGTTAAACCAAGATCAATCACATGGATACCTACTGATTGGAGTATGCCGCTTACGATCTTTGAAATCATGTCCCCTGAAATACGCGCATCTCTTCCAATCACTACCTTAGGGATTCCCAATTTCTGTTTTACCCACCATCCGAATGCAGCAGTATATTTCAGGATATCCTCAGGAGTCAGGTTATCTCCTGCTTTACCTCCAATAGTTCCCCTTATGCCTGATATGGATGTGATTAAGCTCAAGTAAGTTAAGGAATAATCTGAAATCAATTTAACAAGTACAGATGGCAAAAATAGCCAATTTCATATTCGGTTTTTTGAAGTGATCATCTTCAATTTCAGTATTGAATCAATTACCTTTACGCGGTTCTACGCATATATATGAAGCAAAAAGAGTGGTTTGAAACCTGGTTCGATTCCCCGTATTATCACATTCTTTACCAGCAACATGATCATCAGGAAGCGGAGCGGATGATAGAGACTTTATTCAAATATCTTGAGCTACCGGCATCAGCAAAAATATTGGATGTTGCATGTGGAAGAGGGCGCCATTCCATCTACATGGCGGAAAAAGGATATACAGTAGCAGGTATAGATCTCTCCTGGAAAAATATTCAATATGCTCAAAGATATGAGCAGGACAACCTTTCCTTTTTTGTGCACGATATGCGCAAACCTTTTTATATAAATTACTTTGATGCAGTGCTAAATCTTTTTACCAGCTTTGGCTATTTCAGTTGCGAAAAGGATAACCTGAAAGCGATGCGGTCCATCAGTGACTCTCTGCAAAAGAAGGGCCGGGTAATCATTGACTTTTTTAATGCAAAGACCATTGCAAACAAGCTTCCTTACAGCGGCCAGATTTCACATGATGGAATAATGTTTTATATAGTGAAAGCGATGGAAGACGGGACCATCAGAAAAAAAATTTACTTTCAGGACCTTGGTAAAGAATATGAATTCGAGGAACGTGTACAGGCTTTACAATTAGCAGACTTTGCAAAATATTTTGCAAACAGCGGCTTAGTTGTTAAAGATGTGTTTGGTGATTACCAGTTAAACTCCTTTGATGAAAGCCTTTCCGAACGCCTGATCATTATTGGAGAAAAAATATAACTACTATCAAAAATGCTGGATTCCTTTCTTAGATAAAGTTTAAAAGACATTTAGCTAACCTGCCGCTTGACCCCTCTTACTCAGATTGACCGTGATATTTTTTTTTTCATTAACCAGGATATCCATACTTCTTTTCTGGATACCATCCTGGTTCCGCTTCGGAATCAGAATTTCTGGATCCCTGTTTACGTATTGCTTGCTGCTTATTTTGTATGGCGCTTTAAAAAGAACTGCTGGATCATCTTTGCATTTGCCGGTCTCACATTTTTAATGACTGATCAGATCAGCAGCGACTTTATTAAGCCATGGGTTCACCGGGTAAGGCCTTGCCATGATCCTGTTATGGAAGCGAAGGTTCGTACCCTGGTTGGCTGCGGATCGGGTTTCAGCTTTCCATCGTCACACGCTACCAATCACTTTGGCTTGTCCCTGTTTCTTATAATGGTATTACGAAAACGCATTCGTTGGACTACTCCGGTGTTGATCTTCTGGGCAGCAATTATTTCTTTTGCACAGGTATATGTAGGCCTTCATTATCCTTCGGACGTTTTTGGAGGTATGTTGATCGGAGGATTGATAGGTTTCACAACAGGAAAGATCTGTGAACGGCTGCTTGAAAAGAAAATGAAACCTGTTTCGCAATGAAAACGTGGGAATTACTTCTTTTAACCGGAGCACCGATATCTGGTGGCATTATTGCGTTTTTCTTAAAAACCAAAAACAAAAATGATTACAAGCTGGTGCTTAGCTTCAGTGGTGCCTTTCTTTTCAGCATAACCGTAATCCATCTTTTTCCATTAATTTTTAAGAATGGCGAATCAGCAGGGTTGTATGTTCTGCTTGGGTTTTTTATACAGATTTTTTTAGAGCAATTGACGCATGGAATTGAACATGGGCATTTTCATGAGCATAGTGAAAATAATTCCTATATCCTGGCCGTGCTTACCGGATTAACCCTTCATTCCTTCCTGGATGGAATTCCGCTTGCAAACGCCGGAATGTTGCAGTCAAGCCATACCTCGTTATTATATGGAATATCGCTTCACAAAATTCCGGAGGGATTTGCGCTTACATCTATATTGCTGTTTTCATTTTTGAAAAAGCCTCAAATCCTAATCATCCTTTTCTTATTTTCATTAGCTGCGCCATCCGCAGTGTTGATCGCCGATCATTTTATCAACAGCCGGTTTTTCTTTGTATTGATTGCTATGGCTTCAGGCTCGCTCCTGCATGTTTCCACAACCATTCTTTTCGAATCTGAATCGGGAAGTCATTTCTTCGGATGGAAAAAAATTACGGCCATAATCCTTGGTGTTGGATTGTCATTACTAACAGCTTAAACATACATACAATGAATTACGATTTTATTATACTGAATCCACAGGTAGAACAGTTTGTCGCCCTGATTCAATTAAATCGCCCCAGGGAATTGAATGCCCTTAACCGCCAGCTGATGACGGAGTTAAAAGATGCCTTGCAAACACTGGATGACGATGAGAACATTAGAGCGATCGTAATTACAGGAAATGAAAAAGCTTTTGCGGCAGGTGCAGATATAAAACAGATGGCCGACGCTTCTTCCATAGACATGCTGAACCTGGATCAGTTTAGCACGTGGGATGCAATAAAAAAAATAAAGAAACCATTGATTGCTGCTGTTTCCGGATTTGTCTTAGGGGGCGGTTGCGAATTAGCGATGCATTGTGACCTGATTATTGCTTCGGAAACTGCAAAGTTTGGGCAGCCGGAAATCAAGCTTGGTGTGATGCCCGGAGCCGGAGGCACACAGCGCCTTACACGAGCTGTGGGGAAAGCACTGGCTATGGAGATGGTTTTAACAGGCCGATCGCTTTCCGCAGAAGAGGTAATGGCAGCAGGCTTGATCAATAGGATTGTTCCTGTGGAATTATACCTGTGCGAGGCAATAAAGCTTGCTCAGCAAATTGCTGCAAATTCTCCTGTTGCCTTAAAGCTGGCAAAGGAAGCGGTACTGCAATCCTTTAATAATTCTCTTGATGAAGGGTTATTAATGGAGCGAAAAAATTTTTATCTCTGCTTTTCTTCTGATGATCAAAAAGAAGGAATGAAAGCATTTATGGAAAAGCGACCGCCGGTTTTTTCAGGGAAATAATCGTTATGGCAGGTGGTTTTTAGAACCTTAGGTAACTATTGAAAGAAGTTAAGTAAGGTCTTTTTTCTTCTTGCATTACAGGAAAGTATTTATCTTTGCCATCCTTTTAATTTAAAAATATGTCCAAAGTTTGTCAGATTACAGGAAAAAGATCCATGTCAGGACATAAGGTGTCGCATTCCAACATCAAAACCAACCGACGCTTTATGCCTAATTTACAGAAGAAGCGTTTTTATATCTCTGAGGAGGACAAATGGATTGAATTGAAAGTCTCTACCAGTGCATTGCGCACCATAAATAAAAAAGGCATTTCTGCGGTGTTAAAAGGGATGAGAGAAAAGGGTTAAATGCTTTCCGTATAAATTAAAGACTAAAAGATGGCAAAAAAAGAAAACAGGGTTCAGGTAATTTTAGAATGTACCGAGCATAAAACGAGCGGCCAGCCGGGTACTTCCAGGTATATTACCACTAAGAATAAAAAAAATACTCCGAATCGTATCGAATTGAAAAAATTCAATCCAATCTTAAAGAAATATACCGTTCATAAAGAAATTAAATAAATTATATTATGGCGAAAGACGCTGGTAAGACATCAAAAAATGCAAAAACCCAAAAAGATGCCGCACAATCGGCTGCCTCAAAGGCTTTTGTCCGCGTGATTGTTTCGGAACGCTCCGAAAAAACAGGAGCGTATGTATATAAAGAAAGAATTGTGCACAAGGATAAGGTGAAAGAATTTATTGCCGGTTCAGGTCAATAAGGTCTGCACAGGAAAAATATAAAGCTTCTCTCTGTTGGGGGAAGCTTTTTTCGCTTGTATATATCCACAGGTTATTAGATTGAAATAGTTACAGGTTTTAATATTGGTTCCATAATCACCCTGAATATTCACCATCCTCTACAGTTAATTCATGGCATTTTTTAATTTTTTTTCGAAAGAAAAAAAGGAAGACCTGGACAAAGGCTTGGAAAAAACCAAGGAGAATTTCTTTTCCAAAATTGCAAAAGCCGTTGCAGGAAAATCTACTGTAGATGATGAAGCCCTGGATGAAATTGAAGATGCCCTTATTGCCTCTGATGTTGGCGCTGAAACCACTATAAAAATAATAAAGCGCCTGGAGGATCGGGTAGCCAGGGATAAATATCTGAATACGGCTGACCTTAACAGGATATTAAAAGAAGAGATTGTACAATTGCTTTCCGAAAGCAGCAGTGAAGAACCCGAAGACTTTTTCCTTCCTCCGCGAAATCAGTCTTATGTTATTATGGTGGTGGGTGTAAATGGTGTTGGAAAAACTACAACTATTGGAAAGCTGGCTTATCAATTTAAACAACAGGGTAAAACGGTATTGCTTGGTGCAGCTGATACTTTCAGAGCAGCAGCGGTGGACCAGCTAACGGTCTGGAGTGAGCGCGCCGGCGTTCCTATAGTAAAGCAACCACAGGGCGCAGATCCGGCTGCAGTAGCGTTTGACACTTTGCAATCCGGTGTTTTAAAAAATATGGACGTTATTATTGTCGATACCGCAGGCCGGCTTCATAACAAAATTAACCTGATGAATGAATTGGGTAAAATCAAGCGCGTGATGCAAAAGGTAATGGCGGATGCACCTCATGAAGTGTTGCTGGTGCTTGATGCCTCCACTGGACAAAATGCCATAGAGCAGGCTAAACAGTTTATTGCAGTAACAGACGTAACTGCCATTGCCTTAACCAAGCTCGATGGAACCGCGAAAGGCGGTGTAGTGATCGGTATAGCAGATCAGTTTAAGATCCCGGTTAAGTATCTTGGTGTAGGTGAAAAAATAAATCAGCTTCAAATATTTAATAAGAAAGAATTTGTTGATTCCCTGTTCCAGGGAAAATAATATGCATACGCGATTTTTCCATAAACCAAAAGTCAATGTAATTACGCTCGGCTGTTCCAAGAATATGGTGGACTCAGAAATTTTAATGGGACAGCTAAGAGCAAATGACTATCTGGTAACTCACGAAAAAGAAAAAGGGAAAAGCGAAATTGTAATCATCAATACATGCGGGTTTATAGACAGGGCAAAGGAGGAATCTATAAACACTATTTTGGAATATGCTGATGTAAAACGGAAAAAAGGCATCGATAAGCTTTACGTTACCGGATGTTTAAGTGAGCGATACAGATCTGACCTTCAGAAGGAGATTCCTGAGGTAGATGCCTGGTTTGGGACTATGGAATTGCCTTCGTTATTGCACCATCTGAAAGCCGACTACAAGCACGAACTGATAGGAGAGCGCTATTTGTTAACACCGCAGCACTATGCTTACTTAAAAATTTCGGAAGGATGCAATAGAACCTGTTCCTTTTGTGCCATACCGTTAATGCGGGGCAGGCACATATCAAAGCCGATGGAGGAAATTGTGGCAGAAGCCAAAGGATTACTTCGTAACGGAGTAAAAGAAATTATCCTTATTGCCCAGGAACTTACCTATTATGGATTGGATCTCTATAAAAAACGAAAGCTGGCGGAGCTGCTTAACCAGTTATCTGAAATAAATGATTTGGCCTGGATACGCCTTCATTATGCTTATCCCGGTAAATTTCCCTATGAAATTTTAGAGGTGGTTCGGGAGAAACAAAATATTTGTAATTACCTGGATATTCCGCTGCAGCATATAAGCGACAATATATTGATGAAGATGCGCAGGCAGATCTCAAAAAAAGAAATTTATGATCTTATTAATCTGATCCGGAAGCAGGTGCCAGGCATTGCATTAAGAACCACTTTTTTGGTTGGTTTTCCGGGTGAAACGGATCAGGATTTTGAGGAGCTAAAAAAATTTATAGAAGAAATTAAATTTGACCGCGTTGGCGTTTTTATTTATTCACATGAAGAAGGAACTTCAGGCTTTGAATTAGAAGATGATGTTCCGGAAAAATTAAAACAACAACGTGCATCTGAACTTATGGAATTACAGTCAGCCATATCTTATGGTCTAAACCAGCAGAAGATAGGAAGCACCTATAAGGTTTTAATTGACCGTAAAGAAGGAGACCATTTTTTTGGGCGCACCGAGCATGATTCTCCTGAAGTTGATAATGAAGTGGTAATAGATGCAAAAAATAATTTTTTGCGGATCGGAGATTTTGCTGACATCAAAATCAATCATGCTGAGGAATTCGATCTCTTTGGAGAACCTGTCAGGAGTCAGTCGTCAGCTATCCGCAATCCGTAAATCCATAACCCTGCTCACGGTAAAAGGATCATGTAACATTACGTTACTGGTCGGTTAAGGCTGCTGCACCTCCAACAATTTCTGTTAACTCTGTAGTTATAGCAGCCTGCCTTGCACGGTTGTATTTAATGGAAAGGTCCTTCAGTAGCTCATTGGCATTTTCAGAGGCTTTATCCATGGCTGTCATGCGGGCGCCATGCTCCGAGGCAATTGTATCGAGTATTATTTTATAGAACTGTGTCTTCAAAATTTTTGGTACCAGCTCATTAACAAGTGTCTCCTGCTCCGGTTCAAAAATGAAATTGATCCTGCTGGCATTTTTCCCTGAAGACTTAACAACCGGTAGAAAAGGTTCAACAGTAAAAATTTGTGTAGCAGCGTTTTTAAATTGTGAATAGATGATCTCTATTACATCAAACTCTTTATTGATATATGCGTCCATCATCCATTGAGCCATGTCGGCCGCCCGGTTAAAACCATGCTGCAGCATATCCGTATAATCGGCCTTCAGAGGAAGTGCGGACCTTTTAAAGAGGTCATGGCTTTTTTTTCCGATAGTCGCTATTGTCACCTTGCCCGACTTTTCCTGTACCTGGTAACGCGAAGAAATGGTTTGCTTTGCCAGCTTGATGATATTTGAATTGAATGCTCCTGCGAGACCTCTGTCAGAGGTTACTACTACAACCAGGATATTTTTTATTTCCCGTTGCTGAGCCAGCTCTATATTTACATCAGCCCCGGAGGCAATATTGCTCAGCATCTCATTCAGCTTGTTTGAATAAGGGCGTATCTGAGTGATGCGCTCGGTAGCTTTACGCAATTTAGCAGCGCTCACCATCTTCATTGCTTTCGTGATCTGCTGAGTGCTGGTCACGCTCTTAATACGGTTTCTGACTTCTTTTAACTGCCCGGGCATTTATGCGTTTAATTATATCCTAATGCTTAATTACTTACTCTTATATTTTCCTTCTGCATCTTTTGCAACCTTCCTTATAATTTCTACTGAGGCATCTGTCAGGTTACCTTTTCTCAAATCTTCAAGTACCTCCTTGTGATTAATTTCCAGCACATTCAAAAACTCCTCTTCAAATTCCTTCACTTTATTTACCGGTACATTTTGCAATAAGCCCTGTGTTCCTAGATAAATAATGGCAATCTGTTTTTCAACCGGGAACGGTGAATATTGTTTTTGCTTCAATATCTCAACGTTTCGGGCACCTTTATCCAGCACTGCCTTGGTAGCAGCATCCAGGTCAGATCCAAATTTTGAAAAGGCCTCTAATTCGCGGTATTGTGCCTGATCCAGCTTCAGGGTACCAGCCACCTTTTTCATAGATTTAATCTGGGCATTTCCTCCCACCCTCGAAACTGAAATACCTACATTAATGGCAGGCCTGATGCCGGAATTGAAGAGGTTGGATTCAAGGAATATCTGGCCGTCTGTGATGGAGATAACATTGGTAGGGATGTATGCAGAAACGTCACCCGCCTGTGTTTCAATAATCGGGAGTGCTGTCAGAGAGCCCCCGCCCTTTACTAAATGACGGATTGTTTCAGGCAGATCATTCATATCCTTTGCTATTTCATCGCTCTCAATAATTTTAGCAGCGCGCTCCAATAAACGGGAATGGAGGTAAAATATATCGCCGGGATATGCTTCGCGGCCCGGAGGTCTTCTGAGAAGTAATGAGACCTCACGGTAAGAAACAGCCTGCTTTGAAAGATCATCGTAAACGATCAGGGCAGGCCGGCCGCTGTCTCTGAAGAATTCGCCTATAGCACAACCTGCAAATGGTGCATAGAATTGCTGCGGGGCAGGATCGGAAGCACTGGCAGCTACGATAACAGAATATCTCATGGCACCTGTTTCCTCCAGTGTCTTGGCGACTTGTGCTACGGTAGAGGCTTTTTGTCCCACTGCAACATAAATGCAATAAACGGGCTGCCCTTTTTCAAAAAATTCCTTCTGGTTAATAATAGTATCTATAGCAATTGCTGACTTTCCTGTTTGCCGGTCTCCAATGATTAATTCCCGCTGACCTCTTCCGATCGGAATCATGGCATCAATAGCTTTGACACCCGTTTGTAAAGGCTCCTTTACCGGCTGGCGATAAATTACACCCGGTGCCTTGCGCTCAAGAGGCATTTCAAATAACTGGCCCCCTATAGGTCCTTTTCCGTCAATAGGGTTTCCTAAAGTATTGACTACGCGGCCCAACATTCCTTCGCCCACCTTTATGGAGGCAATCTGCCCTGTTCTTCGCACGGTGTCTCCCTCTTTTATATCTTCCCAGGTTCCCATCAATACCACCCCTACATTATCTTCCTCGAGGTTTAGCACAATAGCTTTTGTGCCATTCTCAAATTCTACCAATTCGCCGGCACGGGCGTTAAAGAGGCCGTAGACACGGGCAATACCATCACCTACCTGCAATACGGTTCCCACTTCTTCAAGTTCAGTTGCTGATTTAAAATTGGATAGCTGTTCTCTTAATATTGCAGATACTTCATCTGGTCTTACTTCTACCATGTTTTTTTCTTTATTGCATTAAATTGATTCACTCAAAAAGTTAATTGTACTTTCTCAGGTATGGGTTTTCAACGAACAAATCATCCATCTTCGAAAGCTGGTGGCGAATGCTTCCATCGATCATCTTATCTTCATATTTGAATATAAAGCCGCCAATAATATTTTCATCCACTTCTGTGTGAACTTCCAGGTTGGAAGATTCGGAACCTGATACAAACAGCTCGCGGAGCCTGTTTAGGGTTTCTGGCTCAAGCGGAATTGCAGTGGTAAAATATACAGGTGTTATCTTATTATACTTGTTATACGCTAAAATAAATTCTTCAATTACAGATGGCAGGTATTGCTCACGTTTTTTCTTAATCAGCAGTTTTAGAAAGGTCTGAAGTATAATATCCAGCTTTCCATCAAACAACTGGCTGAAAATCTTATTCTTGGTTTCTGTATTAACGATAGGGCTTTTCAGCAGTAAGCCAAATTCCTTAACTTCTTTAATTAGTGAGGCTACATACCGGACATCCTTGTTTACATTTTCAAGCTGATCTTTTTCAATGGCAAGGTCAATGAGCGATTTTGCATACCGGCTTGCTAAACGATATTCGGACATCGCAGTTAGTTTTGACGTGAACGATCAAGCATAGAATTGATATACTGTTCCTGGGAAGACTTGTCTTTCAGCTCCCTGCCTAATATCTTTTCAGAAAGCTGAATAACCATATTCCCCACCTGGTTTTTTAAATCGGTGAGCGCTTCCATTTTACGGTTGTCAATTTCATGAAGATTTTCCGCCATAATCCGCGAGGCTTCTTCTTTTGCTTTTTCTCTGGCTTCATTAATAATGCTTTCTTTTATATCTTTTGCTTCCTTCAGCATTTTATTGCGTTCCAGCTTTGCTTCCGCAAGCAATGCCTCATGCTCACTTTTCATAGAAGCCATATCCAGCTTTGTTCGCTCAGCGGTTTTTAAAGCATCATCAATGGTCTTCTCACGATCGTCCAATCCCCGAAGAATAGGCCCCCAGGCATACTTTTTCAGGATAAAAAATACTGACAGAAAAATTATTGCAGTCCAGAAAATTAACCCTATTGACGGAGCAAGAAGTTGCATAGAAGATCAGAGTATAGATAACGCGGTGAAACAAATGGTTAATAGAGAATCAGGATCGGTTATAAATCAGAACCTTGAACGGTGCCTGATTCTAACAAGATACGAAAGTGAGAGACCGGACCTATTTAAGAAATAGAACCAGCACACAAACTACCACACCAAAAAGTGCCACTCCCTCTACAAGGGCCGCCATAATAATCATATTAGAACGAATATCATTGATTGCTTCTGGCTGGCGTGCAATGGCCTGTACCGCATTTGCTCCTACAAGCCCTACTCCAATACCTGCACCTATAGCTGCAAGCCCTGCTCCTATGCCGGCACCCATTTGTGCGTATCCATCAAGAGCTAAAAACAGAATACTTAAAAACTGCATCATAATAATATTTTATTTTGGTTTAAAAATGATTTTTAATGTTGTTCTGCCGGTCCATGTCCATCAGCTACTGCTTCACTGATGAAAACAGCAGAGAGTATGGTGAAAACGTAGGCCTGCAATGCTGCTACTAAAAGTTCCAGGAAATAAATAAAAATAGCAAATGCCACACTGAAAACGGATGCTCCAAGACCCGCAGATATGCCAAATAATGCTGTAAAAATAAAGATGATCATAAGCAGGGAAAGCACCATGAAATGTCCGCCGATCATGTTTGCAAAAAGCCGGATCATCAACGCAATGGGTTTTATGAAAAGACTTAAAAATTCAATAGGTATCAGTATGAATTTGACGAAAGTGGGAACACCCTGCGGGGCAAAGATGTGAGACCAGTATGCTTTTTTTGATCCCAGTAAAATAAGTATAAACGTGAAAGCCGCAAGGGTCATAGTAACAGCAATATTGCCGGTTACATTGGCCGAGCCGGGAAATAAACCCAGCATATTATTGATCCAGATAAAAAAGAAAATAGTAAGCAGGTAAGGAAGATATTTGGCGCTTTTAGCACCAAGCAAAGGTTTTGCAACCTGGTCCCGAATAAAAATAACAATAACCTCAATAGCGGATTGCAGGCCGCGGGGAGCATTGGTAGTACCGTATCGTTTATAATTACGCCCTACCGAGAGCAATACCAGTAAAATCAATAATACTGCTATCAGCTCCTGCATTACATTTTTGGTAATCGAAAAATCGTAAAAAGACCTTCCATCGGTTCGGATAATGTTGTTTTCGCCCTCTAATGTGAAAGCCTTATAAGGAGAATGGTGCAAATTCTTAAAGGAAAAAATGTCCAGTCCGGCGCCC
This region includes:
- the rpmG gene encoding 50S ribosomal protein L33 is translated as MAKKENRVQVILECTEHKTSGQPGTSRYITTKNKKNTPNRIELKKFNPILKKYTVHKEIK
- the glmM gene encoding phosphoglucosamine mutase: MSLITSISGIRGTIGGKAGDNLTPEDILKYTAAFGWWVKQKLGIPKVVIGRDARISGDMISKIVSGILQSVGIHVIDLGLTTTPTVEMAVSAEGAGGGIIITASHNPANWNALKLLNYRGEFISAEEGNEILKLADSASYQFSEYTLLGSYKISDQQLEAHIEKICSLELVNTEKIKSAHFKVAVDAVNSTGGIAVPMLLKALGIKDIIEINCEPTGIFAHNPEPLPGNLTELATAVKEYEADLGIAVDPDVDRLALVCEDGSMFGEEYTLVAVADYVLRHKVGNTVSNLSSTRALKDITEKNGGLYFSSAVGEVNVVNRMKEVNAIIGGEGNGGIIYPQLHYGRDALAGIALFLSHLAIAGKKCSLLRASYPDYTISKNKIQLTPNVNVGKILSAIEEKYKSQPVNREDGLRIEFGTDWVHLRLSNTEPIIRIYTESQNKAAAEMLAEKILTDIKSLIKKS
- the atpG gene encoding ATP synthase F1 subunit gamma translates to MPGQLKEVRNRIKSVTSTQQITKAMKMVSAAKLRKATERITQIRPYSNKLNEMLSNIASGADVNIELAQQREIKNILVVVVTSDRGLAGAFNSNIIKLAKQTISSRYQVQEKSGKVTIATIGKKSHDLFKRSALPLKADYTDMLQHGFNRAADMAQWMMDAYINKEFDVIEIIYSQFKNAATQIFTVEPFLPVVKSSGKNASRINFIFEPEQETLVNELVPKILKTQFYKIILDTIASEHGARMTAMDKASENANELLKDLSIKYNRARQAAITTELTEIVGGAAALTDQ
- the ftsY gene encoding signal recognition particle-docking protein FtsY, with product MAFFNFFSKEKKEDLDKGLEKTKENFFSKIAKAVAGKSTVDDEALDEIEDALIASDVGAETTIKIIKRLEDRVARDKYLNTADLNRILKEEIVQLLSESSSEEPEDFFLPPRNQSYVIMVVGVNGVGKTTTIGKLAYQFKQQGKTVLLGAADTFRAAAVDQLTVWSERAGVPIVKQPQGADPAAVAFDTLQSGVLKNMDVIIVDTAGRLHNKINLMNELGKIKRVMQKVMADAPHEVLLVLDASTGQNAIEQAKQFIAVTDVTAIALTKLDGTAKGGVVIGIADQFKIPVKYLGVGEKINQLQIFNKKEFVDSLFQGK
- the rimO gene encoding 30S ribosomal protein S12 methylthiotransferase RimO, with the translated sequence MHTRFFHKPKVNVITLGCSKNMVDSEILMGQLRANDYLVTHEKEKGKSEIVIINTCGFIDRAKEESINTILEYADVKRKKGIDKLYVTGCLSERYRSDLQKEIPEVDAWFGTMELPSLLHHLKADYKHELIGERYLLTPQHYAYLKISEGCNRTCSFCAIPLMRGRHISKPMEEIVAEAKGLLRNGVKEIILIAQELTYYGLDLYKKRKLAELLNQLSEINDLAWIRLHYAYPGKFPYEILEVVREKQNICNYLDIPLQHISDNILMKMRRQISKKEIYDLINLIRKQVPGIALRTTFLVGFPGETDQDFEELKKFIEEIKFDRVGVFIYSHEEGTSGFELEDDVPEKLKQQRASELMELQSAISYGLNQQKIGSTYKVLIDRKEGDHFFGRTEHDSPEVDNEVVIDAKNNFLRIGDFADIKINHAEEFDLFGEPVRSQSSAIRNP
- a CDS encoding 50S ribosomal protein L28, whose protein sequence is MSKVCQITGKRSMSGHKVSHSNIKTNRRFMPNLQKKRFYISEEDKWIELKVSTSALRTINKKGISAVLKGMREKG
- a CDS encoding enoyl-CoA hydratase/isomerase family protein, whose amino-acid sequence is MNYDFIILNPQVEQFVALIQLNRPRELNALNRQLMTELKDALQTLDDDENIRAIVITGNEKAFAAGADIKQMADASSIDMLNLDQFSTWDAIKKIKKPLIAAVSGFVLGGGCELAMHCDLIIASETAKFGQPEIKLGVMPGAGGTQRLTRAVGKALAMEMVLTGRSLSAEEVMAAGLINRIVPVELYLCEAIKLAQQIAANSPVALKLAKEAVLQSFNNSLDEGLLMERKNFYLCFSSDDQKEGMKAFMEKRPPVFSGK
- a CDS encoding class I SAM-dependent methyltransferase; translated protein: MKQKEWFETWFDSPYYHILYQQHDHQEAERMIETLFKYLELPASAKILDVACGRGRHSIYMAEKGYTVAGIDLSWKNIQYAQRYEQDNLSFFVHDMRKPFYINYFDAVLNLFTSFGYFSCEKDNLKAMRSISDSLQKKGRVIIDFFNAKTIANKLPYSGQISHDGIMFYIVKAMEDGTIRKKIYFQDLGKEYEFEERVQALQLADFAKYFANSGLVVKDVFGDYQLNSFDESLSERLIIIGEKI
- a CDS encoding phosphatase PAP2 family protein → MTPLTQIDRDIFFFINQDIHTSFLDTILVPLRNQNFWIPVYVLLAAYFVWRFKKNCWIIFAFAGLTFLMTDQISSDFIKPWVHRVRPCHDPVMEAKVRTLVGCGSGFSFPSSHATNHFGLSLFLIMVLRKRIRWTTPVLIFWAAIISFAQVYVGLHYPSDVFGGMLIGGLIGFTTGKICERLLEKKMKPVSQ
- a CDS encoding DUF4295 family protein translates to MAKDAGKTSKNAKTQKDAAQSAASKAFVRVIVSERSEKTGAYVYKERIVHKDKVKEFIAGSGQ
- a CDS encoding ZIP family metal transporter encodes the protein MKTWELLLLTGAPISGGIIAFFLKTKNKNDYKLVLSFSGAFLFSITVIHLFPLIFKNGESAGLYVLLGFFIQIFLEQLTHGIEHGHFHEHSENNSYILAVLTGLTLHSFLDGIPLANAGMLQSSHTSLLYGISLHKIPEGFALTSILLFSFLKKPQILIILFLFSLAAPSAVLIADHFINSRFFFVLIAMASGSLLHVSTTILFESESGSHFFGWKKITAIILGVGLSLLTA